Proteins encoded together in one Solanum lycopersicum chromosome 7, SLM_r2.1 window:
- the LOC101255213 gene encoding wall-associated receptor kinase-like 10: MVYQVHEHKSQDYHAQPQSGFTDNHLAVVSDFGLSRLVPIDKTHLTTLIGGTYGYIDPQYFRSGQLTDKCDVYAFGEILAELLTRQRVVISNLPEYPGLVFRFTLSLKENRIIEIVDPEIVKKVEDEHVILVVAKIAKRYLNYNARRSPSMKEVEA; encoded by the exons atggtatatcaagtACACGAACACAAATCTCAAGATTATCATGCACAACCTCAATCAGGATTCACGGATAACCACTT AGCAGTGGTTTCTGATTTTGGACTATCGAGATTAGTGCCTATTGACAAGACTCATTTAACAACACTGATAGGGGGTACATATGGTTACATAGATCCACAATACTTCCGCTCAGGTCAACTTACAGATAAATGTGATGTATATGCCTTTGGTGAAATTCTTGCAGAGCTTCTAACAAGACAAAGAGTTGTCATTTCAAACCTACCAGAATATCCAGGTTTGGTTTTCCGTTTCACATTATCATTGAAAGAAAATCGTATTATTGAGATTGTAGACCCTGAAATTGTAAAAAAAGTTGAGGATGAACATGTGATTCTTGTTGTTGCCAAAATTGCCAAGAGATACTTAAATTATAATGCTAGGAGAAGTCCATCCATGAAGGAGGTGGAAGCTTAA